One segment of Syntrophorhabdaceae bacterium DNA contains the following:
- the groES gene encoding co-chaperone GroES, translated as MKVKPLQDRILIKRIEEEAKTKGGIIIPDSAKEKPQEGLVVAVGDGKVLDNGQRVAPQVKAGDKILFGKYSGTEIKVDGEEHLIVREDDILAIVEG; from the coding sequence ATGAAAGTTAAACCATTGCAGGACCGGATTCTTATAAAGAGGATCGAGGAAGAAGCGAAGACGAAAGGGGGCATCATCATCCCCGACTCGGCAAAAGAAAAACCCCAGGAAGGTCTGGTCGTTGCAGTAGGCGACGGCAAGGTCCTTGACAACGGCCAGCGGGTCGCTCCCCAGGTCAAGGCAGGAGACAAGATCCTTTTCGGAAAATATTCCGGAACAGAGATCAAAGTTGACGGCGAAGAACATTTGATCGTAAGAGAAGACGACATTCTCGCGATCGTAGAAGGCTAG